The Solanum dulcamara chromosome 2, daSolDulc1.2, whole genome shotgun sequence region TGGAGCCAAGTCTTGAGTGGCCAGACCAGATATGAGTTCAGTTAACTGACTTCTCAACCCTCTCATCAATTCCATCACAACATTATTGTGAACACATTCAATTTGCTGCAAACATATACTATATCAACTTcaataaagaaaaggaaagacgCTAAAAACCAAAGACCAATGTTATAAAAGGCGAAAAGCGCCAAAAGACTCTAAGATATGTTAGAGCTTTAATCAcaaatggagaaaaaaatataaatgtgaATGTGTCGTCCAAGATtaataattataagcatgaataacaaatatatggacaaagaaattgaagaataagTTATGATAAAATGAAATATCAACTGTTTAGTGTCGCCTATTCAGGATTAAGCTCattggaaaggaaaagtatgcCTTAGAGCCATGCTGACAATATTGAAGCGCCCACTAAGTGAGGTGAAGCATTCAACATGTCTTGCACCTCACTTTAGGGATTAAGCGTGCTTTAAGCACACTTTTGACAACACTGGCAAAGACACAATGAGAAGATGAAAGGAGCTGACCAGTTTCTCTTTAATCGCATTTCCAAGCTTTGAATCAGCAACACCTAGTGTTTCACCATCACAGTGCGCTTTCAAAAACTTTCGTAGTCCTTTGCTAGGCTTGCTATCTATCAATAAAGTTGCTGCTGACAGTGCTTCTGAAGTGTTTTCAAACTTAGAGAAAGCTTTCAACTTGACAACCTGTTTATGTACCATCCAAATTGGTAAAAAGATGACAAACAACAGAACGACTGACAGTAAAAATTTAGGCAGTTCAGTCCTATCCTTTCTGTAAGCTAATCACGCACACACCCAGGGGGCGGATCTAGGGCCACAAGAGGTTCATCCGAACACATTCATTggaaattacactatatatatatagtagatgctGAATCTCCTAGGCTTCATCATGTGATTACTTCTATATATTTTCAATCGCTTTGGTGAAAAAACCGGATTCCGACACTGCACATACCATTCCACATACCCAGGAAAAAAAACAGGTGCAATGTTGTGAGTTAGTCAATCAACTACCCCGCCAATCCAAACTAGTCACACTGACTATAAGAGTCCTTTTTTTTATAAGGTACATTGACTATAAGATTCCTATATATCCAATCCATTCCAATACTAATTTAAGTCAAACCAGGGGTTCGATAAAAACAAAGTTTCTCTGTCTCCCAATTATCTCTACATTGGCAACAAATCCATAGTTCTAACTTCTACCTAGATGGTATACCTATATGGAGCCCTTGTCTCCGTTGTGTTATGTTCTTAAGTCTTCGTTGATTTTGAGAGATTGTAGCTAAGTACACGTGTTTGAAAAGTTTGCAGCTATACTATCTGTGCAACAGAATTCAGATATAATAACCAACATCAACTTTGTCCAGATTTCCGGTGAATGTCTACTTGAAATTTACCTAGatttctccttgtattttttcCATTGACATATTCTAGATTAACACAGTAAAATATTACCCTCTTGCAACCCCACCTAGAACAAAAATGTAATCTTTTAGCATATTTAATGCACTACAGATATGCAAACAATTGCTTGAAAATATAATCTTCTACTGTTCAATCTCTTAAAGTTCAAGCCTTTAAGCATAGATAGAAAGATAACCTTTCTAGCAGAATCCGACGTTGTAAACTCTTTTGACAAGTCCTGCAACATAAAAAGATTCATCATCAAATACAAAAGAAACTCACAAACCCATAAACATCAATTTGCATTACAATTTATTATGAATAATAATCAAAGCTAAGTTAAACACTTTGGTACCTCTACTTTAGAGAGCTTTCCTTCATCAAGTACTTTGAAAAGCGCAAAGCCTGCCGGCGTTTCAAATAATACTAGCATTTTTACTGCTTCCTTACTCCAATAAGCACCTAAAGATAATAGTTAAAAGCATAAAAATCACATGGGATTCCAAGAAAAAAAAGCATCTGAACTAGTAATAATTAACAAAGAACAATGGACCAAACACCAGTCACCAGCATTACACACTATAATCCATTAAAGAAAACTCCTTAACACAAATATGCACTAAAAATGATTgttaaaagcataaaaaaacaAAAGGGGTTCCAAGAAAAAGTATATTAACTTGTTAAAATTCACAAAGGAAAAAATTTGGAGCTGCCCTTTTGTTAAAAGCAATTGGTAAAACAGCATTATACACTATAATCCATTAAAGAGAACTCCTTTAACACAAATATGCACCTAAAGAGCATAAAAATCACTAGGGGTTCCAACAAAAAAGCCTATTAACTTGCTAAAAATCACAACTGATACAAAAACAGTAATACAGAGACTATAGTCTAGTTCAAGAAAACTACATAACAAAATTTGCACTCAAGGGTGTAAgttaaaagcataaaaaaagaaaagggattCCAAGAAAAAGTATATTAACTTGTTAAATTTCACAAAGGAACAATTTTGGAGCTACCCTTTTGTTTAAAGCAATTGGTAAACCAACATTACACATTATAATCCATTAAAGAGAACTCCTTTAACACAATATACACagcataaatatcaaaaggGGTTCCAACAAAATAGCCTATTAACTTGTTAAAACTCACAACTGATACAAAAACAGCAACACAGACTATTATAGTCTAGTTCAAGAAAACTCCTTTTAACACAATATGCACCtatagataatcattaaaagcataaatatcaaaacaaAAAAGTATATTAACTTGTTTAAAATTCACAACTTGATACACAAACAGCATTAGTCtagttcaagaaaattcatgtttcagtgaaaaaaaattgttgaaaaGTCTTTTCGTGTGAGATGAATGAAGAGAAAATACATACAATTTCAATTGTTGTCTTGGAAAAAAGACAAGTAGAGGAAGTTCACGGCAAGAGAGTAAAAAGTTAGCGGCGGAGGAAGTGTTAGGCAAAATGGCCAAATATAAACTTGAAGAACTTTGTAGTTAGGGTGGAAGTTaacacatttatttattttttgtttgggggggggggggataaaatagaataaaaagaggtatatataaaaaaaggaaaaaaaattaaaaatattttggtgcacaaagattaaaaaaaaaacacattttAAGTATGATTCGAATTCGTTATTTATAAGTGgcataatttatattaaattactATCAATTTTTGTGTTTTAATGATTTAgggatatgaaaatatatgttaaTCAAATGTGGGAAAAAGtttatgcatgatcatatcatgcaaatattgattttgatgtaGTCTAATTTCAAAGTAATTGGCTATTTTTTGGTCATGTTTACAAGTCAAGTGCCATAACAAAATTTTATggtaataattattttctaaaattatttcaattttctcAAATATAACAAAGTGTAATTACAAAACTACCCTATCCCATTATCTGACCATCTTCTACCCCCCTCGCCCTAAAACCCTCAGACCTAAAACCCTTCAAGCACTTATCTCCACTCTTAACACCATTGCTGGCATTCAGAGTCTTGAGGTAAGTTTCTTTCTCAATTTCACTGCTGATTTTTGTCTCTAGAAAATCATCAAATTGAGTATCTTTCTTGGTCTTGTGAATCAAGAATTGATTTTTGTCCATATTTATGGATACTGTGctaaatttttatgtatatgatgagcaaaagtttttttttttctattttatttacttGTTTAACTCGAATTCCAAACCCCATATGCtgaatttttcaagaaactaaAGGATATAGAAGTCTTAGTTGTTAGGTATCCAAATATGTTCATAGGCGGAGCTAGGAGTTGAAGATTATGGGTTCTGAACTTGCCATCGAATGTGTAGCTCGTCTTAGTTAACAATTGAATATTTATACCTATTTAATAGATTTTCTAAATGTGTTACTTGAGTTGAAGTTCTACGGAAAAATCTCTCTGCCTTCACAAGGTAAGGTTTGCGACTTTGCATACACTCCACCCCCTGCAAACTCCACTTGTGGAATCACATTGGATATGTTGTGAATAGATTTTCTAATACAGATTTAAGCAAAAGTTACTTGATTCATCCGAACCCATAGCTGATGATCAAGCTCCGCCCTTGAACATGTTGAGTTGTGTGCACCATCTTGTCTAAaagtttattcaatttatttagTTCACTGCTCCCTTTATCCGTTGTATCATTCCAAGTAATTCATCAAATTGAGGAATTTTGTATCCGTTGTATCATTCCGAGCAATTCATCAAATTGAGGAATTTTCCTAGTCCTCTGAATCAGGAATCGATTTTGGTCCATATTGGTTGCCACAGTGCTAAAATGCTGATTTTTTTCAGTTGTTAGGTAGCGTAACATGTTGAACTGGTACAATGTGTACCATCTGGTCTAAAAGTGTAAATTATTAGGGAGGTATGATTCTACTTATTTAGTTCACTGCTTCCTTTTTCTCAGTTGTATCGTTCTGAGCAATTCACCAAAATTTGGCCCTTTAAATCAAGAATTGATTTAATCCCTTTAGGTAAGGTGACAGGGCTGGATTCAGGTCAGTGATGAACAAAGCCCAAATTTTTCTCGTATTTTAAAGCTTATTCAACTCAACTGCCAAACCCCATGTGCTTATTTATTTTCAAGAGATATAGAAGTTCAAGTGATCCGTGTTGAACTATGTGACTGTCTCATCTTAAAAGCTTAAACAATAAGAGATATGACAGTTTTATTTACCATATCTGCTTCATTTTATATGACAGTTTTTGATTAGATGCAGAAGTTAGGTTGTTTATTCGGCTTATATATATTATGCTTGTGATAGTAAAACAAAACTAGTAAAGTAATGGTTGAAAAATTAGTTTGATAAAGAAACTGtcacaaaaatttaaattattttgaaaactgGCTAAATAGATTGGTTCAAACATTTTGGAACATCTAAAATGGAAAGAGTATCATATAAGTTCGGAAGGATGgagtatttattttttggtcATCTTTGAACCTCTCGGTGTGCTCTGACTCTGTGTAGAGTGATCTAAAAGACagaacttttatttatttaggacTTCGCGACAAAACAAAGCTAGCTGCAGATGGAAATGTGCCCAGACTGTGGAAAGTTATTGCAATATGAGTTGCCTCATATGGACCGTCCAGCCAGATTCTTTTGCCCTGCATGCCCTTTTGTTTGTAACTTAGAGAACCGGGTAAGATAACTAGAAAACTTATCATTGGGTCCTTTTGTTATCCCGTATCCATTCAGTAagtttacttttttttgttaCATGGTTTGATAGCTTAAGATGAAGAAAAGGCAGCCTTTGGTTAAGAAACAAATGGATCCAGTGATTTCGACAGAAGACATGGATAATGCTTCGACTGCTGAAGGTCTTACAACTTTCTCTACTTATAGCTTCTTGGTTTTATCATGATTTGTTTCCACTGCTTACACTTTATGATCTAAGAATTGGTTGTTGTATGAGTTAGAAATGTTACATCTAAAATTACTAACCAAATGccgaattttttttgaagaaccTTCAGAGTAAAAATAGTTAGAGAAGAAAGTTATACATTTATAATATCATGAGGACGTTAGATGACGTAAGTGACTTCTTATTTCTTATAGCTATTGTCTTAAACAGGCCAAAAGTTTGAATTATTGTTCTAATAATTGGTTGTCCATTGAGTTTAATGGGTTTTAAACGTAGATATAACTGTCTCCTTGGCCATATATGTGATGTTTCCGTTGTATAGAGATTTATTCTCTTAGTTTGTAACTGATTCTTATATACGTGTGTACATATAATAGATTGAGGTAATCCTCTTTCCTCTCCTTGTATTATCCAATCAAAGTTTAACTCTAATACTACTCCCTCCTCCTCTCCTTGAACAATTATTGTTGATACATAAAAGTTAGTGAAAGCCTTTTTATAGATTACCTATGgcaattattttttgattaacCGAGGGAATCTATGGACTATTCTGTTAGTTAACATGTTAAGGTTGTTCTGGTATGACTTATGACCAATCTCCATATGTGAATTTCTTTGGCAACCACAGTCTTCTTCTATCAGTAAATGGTTAATATTTCTAGTATGTTCATTGGCCTATGAACTTCACATTGCAGCTTCCTTCCTTATTTCTTGTAGTTGTATGTATTTTTGTTccataaatataatttgaacGAGATGGTTATTTTTCTGTGGATAGTATAGACTCAGTTTGTGACACGCGTCTGCCTTTCTACTTTCCacgagtaaaaaaaaatataatagtaaCTGAAAGAGCTAGAGAGCTAGAGCGAAATACTTGTGTCGAGTAACAAGAATGACACTTAAATTGGAATAGACAGAGATCTAGCATATTCAAATACCACaaaatattcaaagtttctCTTTTAATCCccaaaaactcaactcaaaccAAGCAAAATGAACTAAAGGGAACATCGGCAATTGGTAGTTTGGCATTTGTACTTTTACCATCTTGTGCAGCTAAACAAATATTCTGTTTTCTGTTTCCTAGAAGGAGAAACAACAACTACGGCTTAGTCCCAAGACAACTCATGA contains the following coding sequences:
- the LOC129878975 gene encoding uncharacterized protein LOC129878975 gives rise to the protein MEMCPDCGKLLQYELPHMDRPARFFCPACPFVCNLENRLKMKKRQPLVKKQMDPVISTEDMDNASTAEVPCPACGYREAAYYQVQIRSADEPMTTFYKCKNKMCGNNWRED